In one Sulfitobacter sp. LCG007 genomic region, the following are encoded:
- the dddP gene encoding dimethylsulfonioproprionate lyase DddP produces MDTHYRDSRKIDPAAGERLGDGSPNDMDRVEIGPTQLAFEEWRAAGLALPDLKAMRAFRHARLTRAVQDRGYAGLLLFDPLNIRYATDSSNMQLWNTHNPFRAVLLCADGYMVIWDYKNAMFLSRFNPLVREQRSGADLFYFDRGDRLDVQADVFANEVRILLAAHAAGNRRLAVDKIMLHGLRALEAQGFDILDGEEVTEKTRAIKGPDEIRAMRCAVHACEASVRAMEDFARANIGDGRTCEDDVWAVLHAENIRRGGEWIETRLLSSGPRTNPWFQECGPRVCRRNEILAFDTDLVGSYGLCVDISRTWWIGEAKPRADMIDAMQHGAEHIRANMEMLKPGVTIPELTAGTHVLAPQYQKQKYGCLMHGVGLCDEWPLVSYPDAAVAGAYDYALEPGMMLCVEALVSPEGGDFSIKLEDQVLITETGYENLITYPLDAALMGG; encoded by the coding sequence GTGGACACCCATTACCGAGACAGTCGCAAGATCGATCCCGCAGCGGGCGAAAGGCTTGGCGACGGGTCACCCAACGACATGGACCGCGTCGAGATCGGTCCGACTCAGCTTGCCTTCGAAGAATGGCGCGCGGCGGGGCTGGCGCTGCCGGACCTCAAGGCGATGCGCGCCTTCCGGCATGCGCGTCTGACCCGGGCGGTACAGGACAGGGGTTACGCGGGACTGCTGCTCTTCGATCCGCTCAACATCAGATATGCCACCGATTCCAGCAACATGCAGCTCTGGAACACGCACAACCCGTTTCGGGCGGTGCTTCTTTGCGCCGACGGATACATGGTGATCTGGGACTACAAGAACGCGATGTTCCTGTCGCGCTTCAACCCTCTGGTGCGCGAGCAACGCTCGGGAGCCGATCTGTTCTACTTCGACCGGGGCGACAGGCTGGACGTTCAGGCCGACGTCTTCGCCAACGAGGTCCGGATTCTATTGGCCGCGCATGCCGCGGGAAACCGGCGGCTGGCGGTCGACAAGATCATGCTGCACGGGCTGCGCGCGCTCGAGGCGCAAGGGTTCGACATTCTCGACGGCGAGGAAGTCACCGAGAAGACCCGCGCGATCAAGGGGCCGGACGAGATCCGGGCGATGCGCTGCGCGGTGCATGCCTGCGAGGCCTCGGTGCGGGCGATGGAGGACTTCGCCCGCGCCAATATCGGCGACGGCAGGACATGCGAAGACGACGTCTGGGCCGTCCTTCATGCCGAGAACATCCGGCGGGGCGGCGAGTGGATCGAGACCCGCCTGCTTTCGTCGGGCCCGCGCACCAACCCCTGGTTTCAGGAATGCGGCCCCCGCGTCTGCCGCCGGAACGAGATCCTGGCCTTCGACACCGACCTCGTCGGGAGCTACGGCCTGTGCGTCGACATCTCGCGCACATGGTGGATCGGAGAGGCGAAGCCACGTGCGGACATGATCGATGCCATGCAGCACGGGGCCGAGCACATCCGCGCCAACATGGAGATGCTGAAACCGGGCGTCACGATCCCAGAACTGACGGCCGGCACCCATGTGCTTGCCCCGCAGTACCAGAAGCAGAAGTACGGCTGCCTCATGCATGGCGTCGGACTTTGCGACGAGTGGCCGCTGGTAAGTTACCCCGACGCCGCCGTTGCCGGTGCCTACGACTATGCGCTGGAGCCCGGCATGATGCTTTGCGTCGAGGCGCTGGTTTCGCCCGAGGGCGGGGATTTCTCGATCAAGCTGGAGGATCAGGTTCTGATTACCGAGACGGGCTACGAGAACCTGATCACCTACCCGCTGGATGCCGCCCTGATGGGAGGCTGA
- a CDS encoding pyridoxamine 5'-phosphate oxidase family protein: protein MAYTVDQQHEIADEDALRSLYPATHELARVKCLGSLDLHARAFIERAPFLCLGTQNARGSADVSPRGDPAGFVRVLDDNTLAIPDRPGNNRLDSLSNILANPAVGLLFIVPGFDDTLRVNGRARLVTAPALLAEMTVNGRAPTLAILVDVHEVFLHCAKAFRRSRLWDPEHFRDRRELPSLANMILDQTTGAPEDSREMARIDADLEEGYRRSMY, encoded by the coding sequence ATGGCTTACACGGTTGATCAGCAACACGAGATCGCGGACGAGGACGCGCTGCGCAGCCTCTATCCCGCGACGCACGAACTTGCGCGGGTGAAGTGCCTTGGCTCGCTTGACCTGCACGCCCGCGCCTTCATCGAACGCGCGCCGTTTCTCTGTCTCGGCACGCAGAACGCACGAGGCAGCGCCGACGTGAGCCCGCGCGGAGATCCGGCGGGATTCGTGCGGGTACTCGACGACAATACCCTCGCGATTCCCGACAGGCCGGGGAACAACCGGCTCGACAGCCTGTCGAACATCCTCGCCAATCCCGCGGTTGGGCTGCTTTTCATCGTGCCGGGTTTCGACGATACGCTGCGCGTCAACGGGCGGGCGCGGCTGGTGACCGCGCCGGCACTGCTTGCGGAAATGACCGTCAACGGACGTGCCCCGACGCTTGCGATCCTCGTGGACGTGCATGAGGTATTCCTGCACTGCGCCAAGGCCTTCAGGCGCTCCCGGCTGTGGGACCCGGAGCATTTCCGGGATCGCAGGGAACTGCCCTCGCTGGCGAACATGATCCTGGACCAGACCACCGGGGCACCCGAAGATTCGCGCGAGATGGCGCGCATCGATGCGGATCTGGAAGAGGGATACCGCCGTTCGATGTACTGA